The proteins below are encoded in one region of Cololabis saira isolate AMF1-May2022 chromosome 13, fColSai1.1, whole genome shotgun sequence:
- the LOC133458819 gene encoding interferon-induced protein with tetratricopeptide repeats 1-like: MTNCMTVTVMVLVLVLVAAQDPPTLESRLKDLECHFTWGLDSRRSKLIHSRYMLEDIGTEEGNLWLGHIYNLQGFIWCQLGDKEEAQRFLTRATQTFRQLKNTDEGPWLVVNFGNLAWLHHLLGEDEQSQDYLSKVDVLLRELPPIFQDKLHPEICAEKAWTLMKFDRQPQAADYFQKAVEMQPNMVHWRTSHVIGRVKAHRYSNKNLDQDIWKEMREARELDPDNTYLAALELLIRAKRGDQVRDEAHELEEKILLNPVSSYSGIKVLLWVYKQLDDIDQAIDLVERVLKDHPDNRYLKECNALCYKWRILSFRDSCPNPSRGLMKRAISLQEQAITLYPDRRSLMKRIDLADICAKISGDPPRAYQIYQELLSLDLEPEDMQPVYYRYAKYLHYHRGESDKSITYHMKTAEIPVESSIRQKSIRQLKRISERGRSKKCGEIKKFLETLQEDQPE, translated from the exons ATGACCAACTGCATGACGGTGACGGTGAtggtgttggtgttggtgttggt TGCTGCTCAGGACCCGCCCACGTTGGAGTCCAGACTGAAGGACCTGGAGTGCCACTTCACCTGGGGCCTGGATTCCAGACGTTCCAAACTGATCCACAGCAGGTACATGCTGGAAGACATCGGCACCGAGGAGGGAAACCTCTGGCTGGGTCATATTTACAACCTGCAGGGTTTCATCTGGTGTCAGCTCGGTGATAAAGAAGAGGCCCAGCGTTTCCTCACCAGGGCCACCCAGACCTTCCGACAGCTGAAGAACACGGATGAAGGTCCCTGGTTGGTGGTGAACTTTGGGAATCTGGCCTGGCTGCACCACCTTCTGGGAGAAGATGAACAGAGTCAGGATTACCTGTCAAAGGTTGACGTTCTGCTGAGGGAACTCCCGCCTATATTCCAGGACAAGCTCCACCCGGAGATCTGTGCAGAGAAGGCCTGGACCCTGATGAAGTTTGACCGACAGCCGCAGGCTGCAGATTACTTCCAGAAGGCAGTGGAGATGCAGCCGAACATGGTGCACTGGAGGACCAGCCATGTGATTGGGAGGGTGAAGGCTCACAGGTACAGCAACAAAAACCTGGATCAGGACATCTGGAAGGAGATGAGGGAGGCCAGGGAGCTGGATCCAGATAACACGTACCTCGCTGCCCTGGAGCTGCTCATAAGAGCCAAGAGAGGAGACCAAGTCAGGGATGAAGCTCACGAGCTGGAGGAAAAGATCTTACTGAATCCTGTCAGCAGTTACAGTGGCATCAAGGTCCTGCTCTGGGTGTACAAACAGCTGGACGACATAGACCAGGCCATTGATTTGGTAGAGAGGGTCCTGAAGGATCATCCTGATAATCGATACCTGAAAGAGTGCAACGCACTCTGCTACAAATGGAGAATCCTTTCCTTCAGGGACAGTTGTCCAAACCCATCTAGAGGCTTGATGAAACGAGCTATCAGCCTGCAGGAGCAGGCGATCACTCTTTACCCCGATCGCCGTTCCCTCATGAAGAGGATTGACCTTGCAGACATATGTGCAAAAATAAGCGGTGATCCCCCGAGAGCATATCAGATTTACCAGGAGCTGCTAAGCCTGGACCTGGAACCTGAAGACATGCAGCCGGTCTACTACCGCTACGCCAAATACTTACACTACCACCGGGGGGAATCAGACAAGTCCATCACCTACCACATGAAGACAGCAGAGATCCCTGTGGAGTCCTCCATCAGGCAGAAGAGCATCAGACAGCTGAAGAGGATCAGTGAGCGAGGCAGGAGCAAGAAGTGTGGAGAAATCAAGAAGTTCCTGGAAACACTGCAGGAGGACCAGCCTGAGTGA
- the LOC133458820 gene encoding interferon-induced protein with tetratricopeptide repeats 2-like, producing MFDMFKYLPFSAAQDPPTLESRLKDLECHFTWGLDLSHSSLIRSRDMLDDIGTEEGNLWLGHIYNLQGFIWYQLGDKEEARRFLRKATGTFRQLKNTDEGPWLVVNFGNLAWLYHLQVEDEQSQGYLSKVDALLREHPSPCKDKLHPEICAEKAWTLMKFDKDKRRKAARYFQRAVEMQPDMVHWRTSRVIGRVSAQKYSNTDLHQGIWEEMREARELDPDDTYLAALELLIRAKRGEQVKEEVRELEEKIVLKPVSSYSGINVLLNLYRQLGNIDQAIDLAERALKNHPDNRYLKECAALCYSWRIFSFRHSCPNPSDLMERAISLHEQAIALYPDRRSLRKKLDLADICAKISRDPPRAYQIYQELLTLDLEPADKQLVYNCYANYLHLNRQEPNKSIDYHMKTAEVPLESSSRQNSIRELRKISKRRGFWRSEEIQKFLETLEDQPE from the coding sequence ATGTTTGACATGTTTAAATATCTACCCTTCAGTGCTGCTCAGGACCCGCCCACCTTGGAGTCCAGACTGAAGGACCTGGAGTGCCACTTCACCTGGGGCCTGGATCTCAGCCATTCCAGTCTGATCCGGAGCAGAGACATGCTGGACGACATCGGCACTGAGGAGGGAAACCTCTGGCTGGGTCATATTTACAACCTGCAGGGTTTCATCTGGTATCAGCTCGGTGATAAAGAAGAGGCCCGGCGTTTCCTCAGAAAGGCCACCGGGACCTTCCGACAGCTGAAGAACACAGATGAAGGTCCCTGGTTGGTGGTGAACTTTGGGAATCTGGCCTGGCTGTACCACCTTCAGGTAGAAGACGAACAGAGTCAGGGTTACCTGTCAAAGGTTGACGCCCTGCTGAGGGAACACCCGTCTCCATGCAAGGACAAGCTCCACCCGGAGATCTGTGCAGAGAAGGCCTGGACCCTGATGAAGTTTGACAAAGACAAGAGGCGGAAGGCTGCACGTTACTTCCAGAGGGCAGTGGAGATGCAGCCGGACATGGTGCACTGGAGGACCAGCCGTGTGATTGGGAGGGTGAGTGCTCAAAAGTACAGCAATACGGACCTGCATCAGGGCATCTGGGAGGAGATGAGGGAGGCCAGGGAGCTGGATCCAGATGACACGTACCTCGCTGCCCTGGAGCTGCTCATAAGAGCCAAGAGAGGAGAACAAGTCAAGGAGGAAGTTCGCGAGCTGGAGGAAAAGATCGTACTGAAACCTGTCAGCAGTTACAGTGGCATCAATGTTCTGCTCAATTTGTACAGACAGCTGGGCAACATCGACCAGGCCATCGATTTGGCAGAGAGGGCCCTGAAGAATCATCCTGATAATCGATACCTGAAAGAGTGCGCCGCTCTCTGCTACAGCTGGAGAATATTTTCCTTCAGACACAGTTGTCCAAACCCATCTGATCTGATGGAACGAGCCATCAGCCTGCATGAGCAGGCGATCGCTCTTTACCCTGATCGCCGTTCCCTCCGGAAGAAGCTTGACCTTGCAGACATATGTGCAAAAATAAGCAGGGATCCGCCGAGAGCATATCAGATTTACCAGGAGCTGCTAACTCTGGACCTGGAACCTGCAGACAAGCAGCTGGTCTACAACTGCTATGCTAATTACTTACACCTTAACCGGCAGGAGCCAAACAAGTCCATTGACTACCACATGAAGACAGCAGAGGTCCCTCTGGAGTCCTCCTCCAGGCAGAACAGCATCAGAGAGCTGAGGAAGATCAGCAAGCGACGTGGTTTCTGGAGGTCGGAAGAAATCCAGAAGTTCCTGGAAACACTGGAGGACCAGCCTGAGTGA